From Spodoptera frugiperda isolate SF20-4 chromosome 27, AGI-APGP_CSIRO_Sfru_2.0, whole genome shotgun sequence, a single genomic window includes:
- the LOC118263608 gene encoding peritrophin-1-like → MKVLLFFMLCVVLVYAKSASLCPETTDGGVTMIPHEFCNQFYVCSSGHRFEMTCPAGLWFDTERQQCNFPHMANCEGRIVP, encoded by the exons ATGAAAG tcCTACTGTTCTTCATGCTCTGCGTAGTGCTTGTGTACGCAAAATCCGCGTCTCTTTGCCCAGAGACCACTGATGGCGGTGTTACGATGATACCCCATGAATTCTGCAACCAATTCTACGTCTGCTCCAGTGGACACAGGTTTGAAATGACCTGTCCCGCTGGTCTTTGGTTTGACACTGAGCGTCAACAATGCAACTTCCCCCATATGGCAAACTGTGAGGGCAGAATCGTACCCTAG
- the LOC126912629 gene encoding uncharacterized protein LOC126912629, whose amino-acid sequence MENINLKEQPPEKERAGELSSPAVVVAESPSGSGARGEALVSSGKSHTRAPSRKGSDSESDSSSVSGVSVISMRQTRSTFKRPRTEEVRGLSSSSNTQEAPAPPKIPTTARGRGRGKAKRLSATARSKPAKRPAAEDTPRSGALSDSSIKEVSDADDMEGERGTGTLRQTVREALRQVAGKKSQSTKAAQIKSMEAEIMAAVFDVCKVPSAGKVHHELAEMRQELARLSASNAALETELRSTKAELAACRGSHPQPSAEPDMLGLMRREMAAFQQRFNVLEGRLLRPSLAASSLATSRSYAAVAARSSTSSGQTGCGAQTVARPRAAPPTRTPAPPAVQAQATPAANASSGRKRRRKGAAVQQAEALATGAPTPTARGPDGSEWQVVGEARRVAKEARKRRKKAQRQRRQQERKEKRAAALLLAPKTAAVVITLQPDAYARVYDRCPEFNLI is encoded by the exons ATGGAGaacataaatttaaaagaaCAACCACCAGAGAAGGAGAGAGCAGGTGAGCTTAGCTCACCTGCAGTTGTTGTGGCAGAGAGCCCCAGTGGCTCTGGtgcccgtggggaggcgctggtCTCGTCCGgcaagtcccacacacgggCCCCAAGTCGGAAGGggtcggactcggagtccgactcgTCATCTGTGTCTGGCGTGAGCGTCATTTCAATGCGCCAGACAAGATCGACGTTCAAGCGTCCCAGGACGGAGGAGGTTCGAGGACTGTCCTCGTCCTCAAATACGCAGGAGGCCCCGGCGCCTCCTAAAATCCCCACGACTGCGCGGGGTAGAGGCAGGGGAAAGGCCAAGAGGCTGTCAGCCACTGCGCGGTCCAAGCCGGCTAAGCGTCCGGCCGCGGAGGATACCCCAAGAAGTGGCGCCCTCTCAGACTCCTCTATAAAGGAGGTCTCAGACGCCGACGATATGGAAGGCGAGCGCGGCACTGGGACGCTGCGCCAAACCGTCAGAGAAGCGCTCCGCCAGGTAGCTGGGAAGAAATCCCAGTCTACCAAAGCCGCTCAGATAAAGTCAATGGAGGCTGAAATAATGGCGGCGGTGTTTGATGTGTGCAAAGTCCCCTCAGCGGGAAAAGTGCACCACGAGCTGGCCGAAATGCGGCAGGAGCTGGCGCGCTTATCCGCCTCCAACGCGGCTCTGGAGACCGAACTCCGGTCTACCAAGGCTGAGCTAGCCGCTTGCCGAGGAAGCCATCCTCAACCCTCGGCGGAGCCCGATATGCTCGGTCTGATGCGCAGGGAGATGGCTGCCTTCCAGCAGCGTTTTAATGTGCTGGAGGGCAGACTCCTTCGTCCCTCGCTAGCGGCCTCGAGCTTAGCGACCTCGAGGTCATACGCGGCTGTTGCGGCCAGGTCCTCGACCTCCTCTGGTCAGACTGGCTGCGGTGCTCAAACGGTGGCGAGGCCACGAGCGGCTCCTCCAACGAGGACCCCAGCACCCCCAGCGGTGCAGGCACAAGCTACACCGGCGGCGAACGCGTCTTCAGGACGCAAAAGAAGGAGAAAGGGTGCTGCGGTTCAGCAGGCTGAAGCCCTAGCCACAGGTGCGCCTACCCCGACAGCAAGGGGCCCAGACGGCAGTGAGTGGCAGGTCGtcggcgaggcgaggagagtcGCCAAAGAAGCGAGAAAGCGCCGCAAGAaagcgcagcggcagcggcggcagcaggaGCGCAAAgaaaagcgcgctgcggccttgcttctcgcccccaAAACCGCGGCTGTAGTGATAACATTACAGCCCGATGCG TACGCCAGAGTGTACGACAGATGtccagaatttaatttaatataa